The window GACAACAACCGCCAGGATGGTGGAATGAGAGGCGGAGCCGTTCATTACCATCGCAAATGGAATTACCGTCAGGATGATCGACAGGATAAAGCCGATCAGGTATGACTTCACGCTGCCGTGGCTTGCGCCGCCGTGAGAGGTTTCATGGGATGAATGGCTCATTACATAACCCCCAGCAGGTAGACAACGGTAAATACGCAGATCCAGACCACGTCCAGGAAGTGCCAGAACAGGCTCAGGCACATCAGGCGGGTTTTGTTGGTCGCGGTCAGGCCGAACTTGCTCACCTGAATCATCAGCACGATGATCCAAATCAGGCCGGAAGTCACGTGCAGACCGTGGGTGCCGACCAGCGCGAAGAAGCTGGACAGGAACGCGCTGCGATCCGGACCGAAGCCTTCGGCGATCAGGTGATGGAATTCATAGATTTCCATCGCCACGAAGCCCAGACCAAACAGGAAGGTCAGGAACAACCAGGTGTTTACACCGCCAACTTTACCCTTGTTCATGGCGATCATCGCCATGCCGTAGGTGATGGAGCTGAACAACAGCAGGAAAGTTTCGACCAGGACAAACTTCAGGTCGAAGATGTCTTTGCCTGAGGGACCGCCAGCGGTCCCGTTCACCAGGACTGCATAAGTCGCGAACAAGCTCGCAAACAAAATACAGTCGCTCATCAGGTAGATCCAGAATCCGAAGACTTTGGTCTCTCCCGCGTCGTGGTGCCCATGCTCTGCATGGGCTGCGTTATGATTGGTCAGAGTTTCAGTTGACATGGTTCACGCCTGCTTTACGGATTTGTTCGTAGTGTTGGTTCTCAATGCGCTCGATTTCATCAACCTGCACATAGTAGTCAACATCGTGATCGAAGCTCTTGCCGATCCAGACAACGATCATACCGATGAAGCCGGCCAGAGCCATCCACCAGATTTCCCAAATCATTGCGAAACCGAATACCAGGCTGAAGAAGGCGATGATAACGCCGGCGCCGGTGTTCTTAGGCATATGAATCGGTTCGTATTTAGCCGGTTTCTTATACGCTTCGCCTTTTTCTTTCATGTCCCAGAATTCATCACGGTCATGAATCTGCGGCACTACGGCAAAGTTATAGAACGGCGGTGGAGACGAGGTTGACCACTCCAGAGTACGAGCACCCCATGGGTCACCGGTCAGATCGCGGTTCTGTTCGCGGTCACGGATACTGACGAAGATCTGGGTCAGCTGGCACAGGATGCCGCAGGCGATCAGCGCCGCACCGCCGGCTGCAACCAGCAGCAGAGGGTGGAACTCAGGGTTGATGTTCTGGCTGATACGACGGGTCATGCCCATAAAGCCCAATGCGTACAGCGGCATGAAGGCGGTGAAGAAGCCGATGATCCAGAACCAGAACGCGCGGATGCCCCATTTTTCGTTCAGCGTGAAGCCGAAGGATTTCGGGAACCAGTAGGTCAGGCCCGCGAAGCAACCGAACACCACGCCGCCGATGATGACGTTGTGGAAGTGTGCGATCAGGAACAGGCTGTTGTGCAGCACGAAGTTCGCGCCCGGCACCGCCAGCAGAACGCCGGTCATACCACCCACAGAGAAGGTGATGATGAAGCCAACGGTCCACAGCATCGCGGAGTTGAGCTTGATACGGCCCTGATACATGGTGAACAGCCAGTTGAAGATTTTCACCCCGGTCGGGATGGAAATGATCATGGTGGCGATACCGAAGAAGGCGTTAACGTTCGCGCCGGACCCCATGGTGAAGAAGTGGTGCAGCCAGACGATGAACGACAGAACGGTGATCGCGATGGTTGCCCATACCAGTGAGGTATAGCCGAACAGGCGTTTTCTGGAGAAGGTCGCGGTGACTTCGGAGAACACGCCGAACACCGGCAGAACCAGGATATACACCTCTGGGTGACCCCAGGCCCAAATCAGGTTGATGTACATCATCATGTTGCCGCCCATATCATTGGTGAAGAAATGGGTGCCCAGATAGCGATCCAGGGTCAGCAGCGCGATGGTGACGGTCAGAATTGGGAAAGAAACGATGATCAGGACGTTGGTACACAGCGCCGCCCAGGTGAACACCGGCATCTTCATCATAGGCATGCCAGGGGCACGCATCTTCAGAATGGTGGCGAAGAAGTTCACGCCGGTCAGCAGGGTACCCAGACCGGAAATCTGCAGACTCCAGATCCAGTAATCGACCCCGACGCCAGGACTGTACTCTTTACCCGACAGCGGCGGATACGCCAGCCAACCGGTCTGAGCGAATTCACCGACCCCCAGGGAGATGTTGATCAGCACAACGCCCACCACGAAGAACCAGAAGCTCAGGGAGTTCAGGAACGGGAAGGCGACGTCGCGCGCACCGATTTGCAGCGGCACCACGACGTTCATCAGGCCGACCACGAAAGGCATCGCCATGAAGAAGATCATGATAACGCCGTGCGCGGTGAAGATCTGGTCGTAGTGGTGCGGCGGCAGGAACCCGGCTTCGCCGGCGGACGCCAACGCCTGCTGGCTACGCATCATGATGGCGTCGGCGAAGCCGCGCAGCAGCATGACCATCGCCACGATGATGTACATGATACCAATTTTTTTATGGTCGACCGAAGTCAGCCATTCGCTCCACAGCCACTTCCATTTGCCGAAATACGTCAGCAGCGCCAGCACTGCCAGGCCCCCGACAATAATTGCGGCTACGGTGACCATGATGATCGGTTCGTGGTACGGAACCGCATCAAGTGTTAATTTTCCCAACATCAGTTATTCCTCGGCTCCGGCGTGAGCAGCATGTTCACCCATGTCCATACCTTGGCTCATGTCCATGCCTTCGTGCGCGCCAGCGCCCTTGTGCATATCCATGTCGCCCATGAATTTGGCAATTGTTTCTTTGAACAAATTCGGTTTGACAGCGGCAAAGTACTCAACCGGGTTGTTTTCACTCGGCTCTGCCAGTTTGTTAAAGTCGTCGGTGGTGTTCAGGTTTTTAGACGATGCCTTCACCTTGGCCACCCACTGATCGAAGTCGCCTTCGGTCGGGGTAACGATCGCGGTGAATTTCATACCGGAGAAGCCTGCGCCGCTGTAGCTGCTGGAGATGCCTTTGTAGGCACCGGCTTCGTTGCCGATCAGGTGCAGTTTGGTCTGCATGCCGGCCATCGCATAAATCTGTCCACCCAACTGCGGGATAAAGAACGAGTTCATTACCGAGTTAGAGGTGATCTTGAATTCGACTGGAACATCTTTCGGGAAAGCCAGCTCATTAACGGTCGCAATGCCTTGTTCCGGGTAGATGAACAGCCATTTCCAGTCGAGCGACACCACTTCGATCGTCATCGGCTTCTTGTCGGTGACAATCGGCTTGAACGGATCGAGTTCGTGGGTGGTCTTCCAGGTAATGGTGCCAAGGATGGCGATGATAATGATAGGAATGGTCCAGACGACCGCTTCGATCTTGTTGGAGTGGGCCCAGTTCGGACTGTACTTGGCGTCTTTGTTGGAAGCGCGATACTTCCAGGCAAAGGCGAACGCCATGAAGATAACTGGCACCACTACGATCAACATCAACGCGATTGCAGTGATAATCAGTGTCCGTTGCTCAACACCAATTGCTCCTTTGGGATTCATCAAAACCATATCGCAGCCACTGAGCAATACAGTGCCTGCGATTAATGACAGCATCCCAATACTTTTATTGTATTTCTTAAGTCTCATCTAACGACCTCAATAACAAAGGCTCAATTGTCGTTTCATGTGTGCGGGCATTTTACGGGAAGGTTGCAGTACTGTAAACATGCTTAAGGGAGTGTCAGCGGCTTGTTGACACTTTCTGTTAAGGGGGTCACAGATGTAACCCTGCGTGACAATTTACCAATGACAACAACGCGTTGGCACGCTGAATCGTGACGAGCAGCCCGTATGTTAAGGAAAACTAAAGGTATGATGAATTTGGCGAAGAAATGCGCGGCGGGGAAATACGCAGAAAAGGTTTATTTAATGTAAAATAATTGTGTCTTAAAGGTGAATTTAATTTTATTTCCGAGCGCGGCAGTCGGATAAAAAAATAATTTCCGCGCCGATTATCTTTTTTTACCGAAATAAATATACCCCCGGATCGCTTTTTTTTCGGCCGGCGAAATCACCGGCCGTTCAGATTATGCCAAACGGGTGCGGCGCAGGGCGAGGTAATCCAACGTACTGCCCATTGCGACGCCGAGCAGGCTCAGCGCGGCGCCGATCTGCAGCAGCCGATCGGCCAACTGCGGGGCCTGCGTCCACTCCAGCGCATTGGCGATAAGCAACAGCAACCACAGGCCCAACAGCGAACAGCCTAGCGTCAGCAAGCGCAGTGCCCAACGGTAAGATTCTGAAAACTCGGTGCGCGGCATAAAATTGCCATGCTGCTGGGTGTGCTCCAGCGTCTGACGACAGATACCGAGCAGCAGCAAGCCGGGCAGGGCAGCGGCGATAGAGAACAGGTAGAACAGCGGCCAACCGTGGGCTTCGACGAACCAGCCGGCGATCGGGCCGACATAGACACGCCCTACGGCGGACAGCGCCGACAGCAGCGCGAACTGGGTGGCGGAGAACGACCGGTTGCACAGCGTCAT of the Serratia marcescens subsp. marcescens ATCC 13880 genome contains:
- the cyoA gene encoding cytochrome o ubiquinol oxidase subunit II — encoded protein: MRLKKYNKSIGMLSLIAGTVLLSGCDMVLMNPKGAIGVEQRTLIITAIALMLIVVVPVIFMAFAFAWKYRASNKDAKYSPNWAHSNKIEAVVWTIPIIIIAILGTITWKTTHELDPFKPIVTDKKPMTIEVVSLDWKWLFIYPEQGIATVNELAFPKDVPVEFKITSNSVMNSFFIPQLGGQIYAMAGMQTKLHLIGNEAGAYKGISSSYSGAGFSGMKFTAIVTPTEGDFDQWVAKVKASSKNLNTTDDFNKLAEPSENNPVEYFAAVKPNLFKETIAKFMGDMDMHKGAGAHEGMDMSQGMDMGEHAAHAGAEE
- a CDS encoding cytochrome o ubiquinol oxidase subunit III, which translates into the protein MSTETLTNHNAAHAEHGHHDAGETKVFGFWIYLMSDCILFASLFATYAVLVNGTAGGPSGKDIFDLKFVLVETFLLLFSSITYGMAMIAMNKGKVGGVNTWLFLTFLFGLGFVAMEIYEFHHLIAEGFGPDRSAFLSSFFALVGTHGLHVTSGLIWIIVLMIQVSKFGLTATNKTRLMCLSLFWHFLDVVWICVFTVVYLLGVM
- the cyoB gene encoding cytochrome o ubiquinol oxidase subunit I, which encodes MLGKLTLDAVPYHEPIIMVTVAAIIVGGLAVLALLTYFGKWKWLWSEWLTSVDHKKIGIMYIIVAMVMLLRGFADAIMMRSQQALASAGEAGFLPPHHYDQIFTAHGVIMIFFMAMPFVVGLMNVVVPLQIGARDVAFPFLNSLSFWFFVVGVVLINISLGVGEFAQTGWLAYPPLSGKEYSPGVGVDYWIWSLQISGLGTLLTGVNFFATILKMRAPGMPMMKMPVFTWAALCTNVLIIVSFPILTVTIALLTLDRYLGTHFFTNDMGGNMMMYINLIWAWGHPEVYILVLPVFGVFSEVTATFSRKRLFGYTSLVWATIAITVLSFIVWLHHFFTMGSGANVNAFFGIATMIISIPTGVKIFNWLFTMYQGRIKLNSAMLWTVGFIITFSVGGMTGVLLAVPGANFVLHNSLFLIAHFHNVIIGGVVFGCFAGLTYWFPKSFGFTLNEKWGIRAFWFWIIGFFTAFMPLYALGFMGMTRRISQNINPEFHPLLLVAAGGAALIACGILCQLTQIFVSIRDREQNRDLTGDPWGARTLEWSTSSPPPFYNFAVVPQIHDRDEFWDMKEKGEAYKKPAKYEPIHMPKNTGAGVIIAFFSLVFGFAMIWEIWWMALAGFIGMIVVWIGKSFDHDVDYYVQVDEIERIENQHYEQIRKAGVNHVN